The Nostoc sp. 'Lobaria pulmonaria (5183) cyanobiont' DNA window GGTTGTATATCCCTGACTCGTCCCTGCGATCGCACCCGCCGATCGGCATCAGAAGTAACTTGCACTGATGCGCCAATTTTCACCTGAGTTAGTTGAGTTTCGGGCACCTTCGCCTGAAGTTCTAGCTTTTCATCTCGGATAATCGAAAATAGCTTTTGTGTGCCACCAATCACCGTTCCCACCTGGGTTTGCGGCGGTACACCAGTGACATCACCGACTCTAACCAGCTTCTCGGCGATTACTCCCGAAACCGGCGCACGTACCACCGTTTGTCCCAACTGAGTTTGCAGTTGTTGTACCTTGGCAGCACTGCTCTTGACATCGGCTTTGGCTTTGTTGACGATCGCTTGGGCGTTATTAATATTGGCTTGGGCACTGCCGATATTAGCCTGAGCGCTACGTATATTTTCTTGGGACAGGTTCACAACTTCTATGGCAGTTTTTACAGCGTAAGAACGAGTATCAAGTTCTTGTTTGCTAATCGTCCCAGAGTCAGCAAGTTGTTGATAGCGCTGATAATTCTTAGCTGCTTCCTCTAACCTCGCCTTAGCTTGAGCTAAATCAGCTTGTTTTTGCGGGACTATTGCTCTATTTGATGCCAAATCTGCCTGCTTGGATGCCAAATCGGCTTGTTTGGATGCCACATCTGCTTGTTTCGATTCCACATCTGCTTTTGCTTGGCTAATTTGGCTTTGCAGTATGGAACCATCTAACAGCGCCAACACTTGACCTTGTTTGACAAAAGCTCCTTCTTTGACATTTCCTGGGATGCTTTTAATTTGTAAACCGTTTGTTTGCGGTAGCACCGGAATTAAATCACTTGCGGCTACAGTCCCAGTAGTTTTGAGTGTACGGACAACATGGGCGGTTTCGACTGTGGCGATGGTGACTGTCATCGCTGGGTTAACTTTTTTATCCGTTACCGCACTTTGTTGACGGGATGGAAAACGATTTAATACACTCATCCCAACCAAGGCGATCGCAATTCCTAAACCAGTACCCAAGAATAATGGCTTCAACCACCCCCTCGTTTGTTTTTGATCTGATTTGCTCAAAAAATTCCTATCTTCAGAGGTTATAGCTTCTTCCACCTCAACTTCTGAAAGACTTTCATCGCTCACAGTTTCACCTCTACTTTCTGTCTATGCATACCAAATCTTGGTATTTTCTTAAGAAAACTTGAAGTTTATTTACTTCGATATCAACTATGACGCATTTCATCGTAAATGTCTTTTATCTGCAATAGTATATAATACAACTTTAGCTATCAGAGAAATTACTAACAAAAAATGATAATAAATTTTATGTAGATTATGGTAAAAAAATTTTCTCATCTTATAGAGCTACTCTATGTCACACACCATCTGTATTTAGATCACTGTCAACCAATGCTTAGATATGAAAAACTGATATAGTTCATCTAGATTTATCTAACTAGAATCGAAAGTATTTATGTACCTTGGTACACCAGTAAATTATTTTTTATACATAATCAATCATTTCTCTAAAGCCTTTGGTTGTCAGGAAGCCGTGTATCCAGACATGGATAAAGCTAGCGTCTACAGCTACACGTGAGTTACAAAGGAATTCCAGCAAGGGTAGCCTTGATTATGGAATTTTGAAATCAATCAAATCAATAAAAAATTGATATTTACCAGAGTAAGCAGATATGTTCAATGCCACTGAAATTTTAATTGATGCCTTCGTAAATGAAATTCGAGACGGCTATCGCCGCACTTATGGCTGCTTTAAAAATGATTATCAGGACATTATCGCCTGGGCAGGTAACATGGCTTTGGAAAACATTGCCAATAGCGATGCCCTTTATCACAATGTTGAACACACAGTCTTAGTCACCCTGGTGGGACAAGAAATTTTACGTGGCAAACACATCAGGGAAGGCGGTGTTTCTAGTGAAGACTGGTTGCATTGTATTATTTCTTTAGTCAGTCATGATATTGGTTATGTTAAGGGAGTTTGCCGACAAGACCGAGAAACAGCAAACTTATATGCCACAGGTAAAAATGGCAAAATGATTTCTGTGGCTGCTGGCGCTTCTGATGCCAGTCTCACACCGTATCATGTTGATAGAGCCAAGCTATTTATTGATGAGCGTTTTGGAGGTCACAAGTTAATAGATGCTGAGGCAATTAAGAGCAATATTGAATTGACTCGATTTCCCGTACCTGCGGCTGAGGATCATCAAGATACAAAGTGCTTTGCAGGATTAGTGCGTGCTGCTGATTTGATAGGTCAATTAAGCGACCCGCGTTACCTGAAGAAAATTACTTCTTTATTTTACGAATTTGAAGAAACTGGTGTAAATAAAGTTTTGGGCTATAAAACTCCTGCCGATTTGCGTAACAACTACGCTAAGTTTTACTGGAATGGCGTCTATCCTTATATCCAAGAAGGACTGCATTACCTATCATTGACACAACAGGGAAAACAAATTCTCGCTAATCTCTACTCAAACGTATTTGTTGTGGAACATGAAAAACAACAGGAAGAACAGCAGCGGTATTTAGAGAAGTTAGCAGTTAAGAGTTAGGAACGCGATTAACCCTTGTCTGTACAGGAGTTGGGAGTTGAAAATTATTAATCATGAGTTATGAATTAAGATAAAAGCTTAATAACTCATAACTCCTAATTTATAACTCCTAACTACTATGGATTGGTGGCGACGACTTAAGAAAAATCCTTTGGCACGCTTTGGGGCAATTTTGCTGTTAATTTTCTATATAGGAGTAATTGCAGCTGATTTCGTAGCTCCTTATGACCCCTATGCTTCACAGCCTAATGGTTCACTCCTGCCACCAACTAAGATACACTGGGTTTCTCAATCAGGGCAGTTTACCGGACCTTATGTTTATCCGACGACTCAGGGAGATACGAATTTAGATACAGGCGATCGCGAACTCATTGTAGACTCGACAAAGCCTTCACCCTTGCGTCTATTTGTCTCCGGGCCAGAATATCGATTGTTGCAGATGAGTTTGCCACTACCGCCGAAGTGGGATGAAGTCACAATCTTTGGTGGTATTCCCTTAAATTGGCATTTATTTGGCACAACAACTGGCGCAAAAATCAATATTTTGGGCACTGATGACCAAGGCCGCGACCAATTTAGTCGCCTCCTACATGGCGGTCGCATCAGTATGTTTATTGGGATTTTTGGAATTATCATTACCTATCCCCTCGGTTTGCTTATCGGGGGAATTTCCGGCTATTTGGGTGGTGTAACTGATAGTATCATTATGCGCTTGGCAGAAGTGCTAATGACTTTCCCTAGTATTTATCTTTTGGTGACTTTGGGCGCAGTCTTACCACCTGGCTTAAGCAGTACCCAGCGCTTTTTGCTGATTGTGGTGATTACTTCGGTTATTAGCTGGGCTGGTTTAGCACGGGTAATTCGGGGACAGGTACTATCAATTAAAGAGCGAGAATTTGTCCAAGCAGCGCGTGCGATGGGCGGGAACCCAATTTATATCATCCTCCGTCACGTTTTGCCACAAACGGCTAGTTATGTCGTTATCTCCGCTACCCTTGCAATTCCCAGCTTTATTGGCGCAGAGGCAATACTAAGTCTCATCGGTTTAGGAATTCAACAACCAGACCCTTCTTGGGGCAATATGCTTTCTCTGGCTAGCAATGCTTCAATTTTGGTACTGCAACCTTGGTTAATTTGGCCGCCGGCTGTGCTGATTATTCTCACAGTATTGGCATTCAACTTACTTGGTGATGGGCTAAGAGATGCACTTGACCCGCGCAGTTTAAGAAGATAAGCCCTCAATAATAGTAAATGGTGTCGCCGAAATGGCAAATGCGATCGCTGATATAACAAATGCTGTCGCCGAAATAGCAAATGCTGTCACTGAAATAGCAAATGCGATCGCCGAAATAACAAATGCGAACGCTGAAATAACAAATGCGAACGCCGAAGTAGCAAATGTATTCGCTGAAGTAACAAATGCGAGCGCTGATATAACAAATGCTGTCGCCGAAATAGCAAATGCTTAGGCGTAGCCAGCTGTAGGTATCGCTCAAATAAAAATGGCAGTCTTAGTACAATACGCTTGGGTTAGGGACTTCCAAGGAATAAATTACTCAACAAAAACCAAAAGTCCAAATTTTAATCATAATGATAATCATTATGATAGGGGAAGAGGCGGTTGCCGTCGGCAACCGTCTCTTCCCCGCTCAATTATCAATGAAAAACTGCTAGTCTTAAAGAATATACTGCTGTTTTTCTTTATATTACGAGTAGCTAGCGAGGATCAAATTTTAAATATGGCTTTTGAGCAAATCGAAGCATTTTTAAAGAAAATGCAGTCTGAACCTGAACTTAAAAACGAGGTGCTCGCAGCACCAACCGCAGATGATATTGCGCGAATAGCACTAAAGCTTGGTTTTGAATTTTCAGGTGATGAATTATTGAGAATGTCAGGTAAGAAAGTTGGCAGCATTACTGTTAGAAAAACTGATCTTCCTGGAGAGTACAACTAGGGGTCACGCGAGAATTTTTGAAGAAGGCAGAAGGCAGAAGGCAGAGGGCAGAGGGCAGAAGGAACAATTGAATGGGGATTCAGACCCCAACCAATTGTCGGCGCCGTGTAGACGGCGGGGCTTTAAACCCTTGTTCCCTTTGGTCACGGGCAGAGGGCTGGAAGCAGTATTCCCTTCTGCCTCCTGCCCTCTGCCTTTCTTCGGTAAAAAATCGTACGCTAAGGGATCTAATCCCCAATCAAAGCACCATGATTATTGGTATTACCCTTCTTTACACACTGCACGAAAGCCAATGTTTCCGATGATGCTGGCTTGCTGGAGATGTTGAGGGAAAACATCAGCTATTTCCGGTCAAAACCAATGAACATTCCTAAAATTACCATCCTACTCGACCAGGGTTAGGGACTTCCAAAGAATAAATTAATCAACAAAAACCAAGAAATTACGCTCAAACAATAATGATAATCATTGTAAGAGGGGGAGAAAGCAACCGTTTTCTCCCCCTCTTAAATATCCATGAGAAGCTTTGCACTTTGTAGTAAATGTCAAGTGCATGATAATAATTAGTATTGAATATTTTTACAACTTCAAGCTTTTAGAAAAATTGACTCCTCTTACGTTATCCCACCATAGATATCAATAAACCACTTACCTAAATTGGGGAATTTTTCATGCGTAGAATTGGTGAGACGCTCGATTTGCTTTTCAATTTCATCCATAGCTTTTTTAGTAAGTTTAACTCCGCTTTCGTAAGCTTGAGTTACTAACTTGACAACAGGATGCTTCCCTTTCCATGTCATATTTTGAGCAAAGTTTAAAGCTGTCTCTACTTCATCCAAAATACTACCATTCCAAGATTTTTCTAATATGCCCCATGTTCGCTCGATGGGATTATATTTACTGTGATATGGGGGATAGTAAGCTAAACGTATATTCAGTTGGTTAGATTGAGCGAATTCTACTATACGTTTCATGAACTGGGTGCGCCGAGAATGATTTTCTCCACCATTATCTTGATTAATAAGAAGTGTTTTTATATCTGGGAATCGCCAACTCTCGCTTTTCCAAAAATCAGCTAAGGGACTTGCAAGGAATAAAATCACCAAACACAAAAATGATAATCATTATGATGAGCGGGGGAAGGAGAAGCAGCCGCAGGCTGCTTCTCCTTCCCTCTTTTTGTAGTAAATTCAATTTGGAGGGAAATTTTTGTGTGGAGAGAAGTGTTGATAGAATTAACTGATTCAGTCAAAAAAGTGTTTCAGGAAACAGCAAGCCAACTTCAGGGTGCAGCAAGGCGGCGCTTTCAAGCACAAATTGTGATGGAGTTGGGTTACGGAGGGCATATTAATCGAGAAGTTTAGCTATAGTAATGAGCAGTTACCGACCGAAGAAACAATTCGCGTCAAATTGAATTATTTAGGTTATCGGCTCAAACGGGTAGCAAAAGTTCTACCTCAAAAAAAATCCCAGAAACTGATGCAATCTTTGAGGAACTCGCAATAATTAATCAATCAGCTTTAGACGACAAGAGTATTTTACGTCTCAGTCTTGATGCCAAAGCTCGTGTCAATATTGGTTCGTTTGACCGAGGAGGTAGAAATCGAATTCCAACCAAAACTAAAGACCACGATTTTGACCCCAAAACAACCCTAGCTCCCTATGGGATCTTTCTTCCAAACCTAGATAAACTATTTTTATACTTTACAGAATCTCAGGTAACAAGTGATTTTATTGTAGATGTATTAGCTGATTTTTGGAAAAGCGAGAGTTGGCGATTCCCAGATATAAAAACACTTCTTATTAATCAAGATAATGGTGGAGAAAATCATTCTCGGCGCACCCAGTTCATGAAACGTATAGTAGAATTCGCTCAATCTAACCAACTGAATATACGTTTAGCTTACTATCCCCCATATCACAGTAAATATAATCCCATCGAGCGAACATGGGGCATATTAGAAAAATCTTGGAATGGTAGTATTTTGGATGAAGTAGAGACAGCTTTAAACTTTGCTCAGAATATGACATGGAAAGGACAGCATCCCGTTGTCAAGTTAGTAACTCAAACTTACGAAAAGGGAGTTAAGCTTACTAAAAAAGCTATGGATGCAATCGAACCAAATATCGAACGTCTCACCAAGTCTACACATGAAAAATTTCCCAATCTCGGTAAGTGGTTTATTGATATTTGTTGTGGACTCAGTTAATTCAAACCGAGATTTCTAAAAATTTAAGGCTACCAAAATTATCAATACTAATTATGATTATGCATCTGAAATTTGCTACAGAGTGCAAAGTTTTTCATTGATAATTGAGCGGGGAAGAGGCGGTTGCCGACGGCAACCGCCTCTTCCCCTATCATAATGATTATCATTATGATTAAAATTTGGACTTTTGGTTTTTGTTGAGTAATTTATTCCTTGGAAGTCCCTTAAGAAGAATAGCTTTGTTGGGTTGAGCATAAGCCTTACCAAATGTTGGGTTCCCCTCCGGGAAGCTGCCCACATGGCTGTCTACGTTCCTCAAACGCCACTTGCTTAGTTGTCGGCACGCAAGGGCGCAGTGGCTCCCCAACCTACGCCAGTTTTAGTTTTTAGCCTTAACACCAAGCGTATTGGTTTGAGCGAACGATAGGCAGTGCCCACTCTACTTGAATTGCTCGGAGTTTGCGAAGATAGGTTTGTAAAACTAGGTACAATATCACTTAACTAGCAACTTGCTAAATAGTTAGGTAGCATAGATTATGAGCTTTTATAATATTGCTGTCAGTGTTTTTTTGGCTTACAGTCCCATTGGTTCATTAGCGTTAGACACTACCGTAGTATTACCAGTGGTAAGTAATATTTTTCAACTGTCTTCTGAAAAATATGAACCGATAGAAGCAACAAAAAAGTTTAAGCCAGTTAAACAACTCAAACCAAATGAAACTAATTCTCCACAGTTTCAGACTATAGAACCTGATAGTCAAAAATTAACACAGTGTTTGAGAAGGCTAAGAGATTCTAGAGCACGTCAGAGCAGCGGTGTTAGTGGTAGTGCAGTCCAGTCAAATAACCTTGGTGCCTCTAATGCTATCGTTGGTTTAGGTTCAGGAACTGGCATTGGTCCCGATCAACCTGGAAACCGTTCAACAGTAGCGACAGCGCCAACACCCCCAAAAATCAACACTTCAGGTAATGGTCGTGCAGCTTGCCAAGAAGGTGGATGCCGTAGTAAGTATCCAGAGTCAGCAAGAGGAAGACGCATAGAAGGCAGAGTAGAAATGGCGGTAGATACTGATGCTCAAGGCAATGTCACCAATGTGCGCCTTATTCGCTCTAGTGGAAACCGCAACTTGGATGAAGAAGTTTTGAGACAAGCACGTAACTCGAAATTAAAACCCGCATCTGGTGGCAGACAAGGAGTGTTAGTACCAAGTGAATATGCCATAGCGGATTCATGACGTCACCTTCAATCAGAAGAACGTAGGCGTAGGGGTAGTAGTCAAACAGAAAACTGAACTAGCCCAAATTGGGAGAAGTAGGGTAAATCAAAATAAGATTTTTTAATAGCGAATTCGGATATC harbors:
- a CDS encoding energy transducer TonB, which translates into the protein MSFYNIAVSVFLAYSPIGSLALDTTVVLPVVSNIFQLSSEKYEPIEATKKFKPVKQLKPNETNSPQFQTIEPDSQKLTQCLRRLRDSRARQSSGVSGSAVQSNNLGASNAIVGLGSGTGIGPDQPGNRSTVATAPTPPKINTSGNGRAACQEGGCRSKYPESARGRRIEGRVEMAVDTDAQGNVTNVRLIRSSGNRNLDEEVLRQARNSKLKPASGGRQGVLVPSEYAIADS
- a CDS encoding efflux RND transporter periplasmic adaptor subunit; the protein is MSDESLSEVEVEEAITSEDRNFLSKSDQKQTRGWLKPLFLGTGLGIAIALVGMSVLNRFPSRQQSAVTDKKVNPAMTVTIATVETAHVVRTLKTTGTVAASDLIPVLPQTNGLQIKSIPGNVKEGAFVKQGQVLALLDGSILQSQISQAKADVESKQADVASKQADLASKQADLASNRAIVPQKQADLAQAKARLEEAAKNYQRYQQLADSGTISKQELDTRSYAVKTAIEVVNLSQENIRSAQANIGSAQANINNAQAIVNKAKADVKSSAAKVQQLQTQLGQTVVRAPVSGVIAEKLVRVGDVTGVPPQTQVGTVIGGTQKLFSIIRDEKLELQAKVPETQLTQVKIGASVQVTSDADRRVRSQGRVRDIQPQINEQRREATVKIDLPPTTLLKPGMFASAAITTDSGMRMVVPQKAVQSQADASVIVFILSGENTASSQKVELGDPGNNDTVEIKSGLQLGDRVVVDGAGYLKDGDLVRVANSREWGKITND
- a CDS encoding Npun_R2479 family HD domain-containing metalloprotein; amino-acid sequence: MFNATEILIDAFVNEIRDGYRRTYGCFKNDYQDIIAWAGNMALENIANSDALYHNVEHTVLVTLVGQEILRGKHIREGGVSSEDWLHCIISLVSHDIGYVKGVCRQDRETANLYATGKNGKMISVAAGASDASLTPYHVDRAKLFIDERFGGHKLIDAEAIKSNIELTRFPVPAAEDHQDTKCFAGLVRAADLIGQLSDPRYLKKITSLFYEFEETGVNKVLGYKTPADLRNNYAKFYWNGVYPYIQEGLHYLSLTQQGKQILANLYSNVFVVEHEKQQEEQQRYLEKLAVKS
- a CDS encoding Nif11-like leader peptide family natural product precursor, translated to MAVLVQYAWVRDFQGINYSTKTKSPNFNHNDNHYDRGRGGCRRQPSLPRSIINEKLLVLKNILLFFFILRVASEDQILNMAFEQIEAFLKKMQSEPELKNEVLAAPTADDIARIALKLGFEFSGDELLRMSGKKVGSITVRKTDLPGEYN
- a CDS encoding ABC transporter permease, which translates into the protein MDWWRRLKKNPLARFGAILLLIFYIGVIAADFVAPYDPYASQPNGSLLPPTKIHWVSQSGQFTGPYVYPTTQGDTNLDTGDRELIVDSTKPSPLRLFVSGPEYRLLQMSLPLPPKWDEVTIFGGIPLNWHLFGTTTGAKINILGTDDQGRDQFSRLLHGGRISMFIGIFGIIITYPLGLLIGGISGYLGGVTDSIIMRLAEVLMTFPSIYLLVTLGAVLPPGLSSTQRFLLIVVITSVISWAGLARVIRGQVLSIKEREFVQAARAMGGNPIYIILRHVLPQTASYVVISATLAIPSFIGAEAILSLIGLGIQQPDPSWGNMLSLASNASILVLQPWLIWPPAVLIILTVLAFNLLGDGLRDALDPRSLRR